A genome region from Etheostoma cragini isolate CJK2018 chromosome 4, CSU_Ecrag_1.0, whole genome shotgun sequence includes the following:
- the znfx1 gene encoding NFX1-type zinc finger-containing protein 1 isoform X1, protein MERLTPTTGSKGPSTGPPGANVGQNENASGNSGKQRKRRESNQAKRDETDGGGVGVGMRGRGRRRGRGGPDPGRGGGRGAGGEGRNETDGGGGGEGGRGRGGAAGRGRVADAGRGRGGAADAGRGRGAAADAGRQGEGARLGVGGRGRGGNGGERAERGGVRRNGQQGEAERERARRRMAGMGASRGGHSVDGRGGERRDVGDRQERNGGRSNSTGRVWAPNGHRLGYKTLEELSGEDPSVVAITLSSHPGLPEVLRETQMRQDLVELLCLVLSKAFKAHTEICTLQHLAGIIKDSGFFRIVLPYYLGGMGSEFNRVRRAQYPQHLENILAILSKVLSIFPASSMQAVSLLLTVLNASINSLRAKGVDIRPETEESLKSLQTLVKHLEERSSQGTLRSDKDTYALLPTRGENPGDEEQEDFRTISIYPTPEEFHQEHRPFLRPNLTSQRYTNTHVYLDTHFRLLREDFVRPLREGIQQLLRDKMDKGRRDNSLKTKRFDDIRVYLDTKVVVPRCTSSGLAYIVQFDIKPLKFVIWQNSKRLIYGSLVCLSCDNFESFLFATVSDRDPQQLRKGQVQIAFTEESRLKLASIEKDQSFLMIETTAYFEAYRYVLEGLQEQEEDTLPFQRYIVECSTDVHPPAYLQRRDIYDLSSVAHPEHKDGIKPFHSLEARAWPSMEKLGLDESQMRAFQLALTKELTIIQGPPGTGKTYVGLKIAQALLTNQDLWRDGAPMLVVCYTNHALDQFLEGIHKFLPKGIVRVGGRSNSEILKRFNLRELARSRDFRLKLPSHLSRAYNQIYKQLCEEERVIQSQSMQLECSLKGVLREVSLRNYISPRHWDDLQNQPPTQDGFVTYGEKKSSLMMEWLGIGSTFFLQRETGTADRNEAEEEAMELDEEDDLIEIAEEAELIQAERIIDDNIGPKGGRDGKKNGDMEEALRAVEDLMLAMNLDKAEIQAEQSEEGWEMQRAQKRKLKNKIRKELRNNSVMTKEEEDAVMDIWTLSKPDRWRLYRLWVARYRLELCAKILKSEEGYQNAVDRLADVKRAENLCLLKKATVIGMTTTGAAKFRKVLQKVCPRLVIVEEAAEVLEAHTITTLSQACQHLILIGDHQQLRPSATVYELAKNFNLEMSMFERLVNMGLPFVRLNYQHRMRPDIARLLTPHIYAELENHPSVLDYEDIKGVNTNLFFVEHNHLEEEIKDGKSHQNKHEAMFVVSLCRYFIYQDYKPEQITILTTYTGQLHCLRNLMPASEFNGVKVHVVDKYQGEENDIVLLSLVRSNRQGKVGFLNIPNRVCVALSRSKKGLYCIGNQSMLSRVELWSNIFHTLREKDQVGSALTLCCQNHPDRQIKASCADDFKQAPEGGCTKPCEFRLECGHVCTRICHPSDPEHKKYLCFKNCQKILCNLGHRCTLLCHEECPEKCSVKVEKIIPQCQHTQMVPCHEDPQTFTCKEPCQKLLPCGHPCDSICGEPCTSQCKVKVTLKLKCGHSQQDACFYQTQTEQPECRSPCRKQLKCGHACRGTCGKCFQGRFHYLCFHKCDRLLICSHKCREPCTRDCPPCREPCEDCCVHSKCMKSCGQPCAPCIEPCAWQCPHQSCSKLCYEPCDRPPCTQPCAKTLECGHPCIGLCGDKCPSKCRICNHDEVTEIFFGTEDEPEAFFIQLEDCGHIIEYTAMDQYMGMDDIQLANGGEQVAIKLKECPKCRTPIRKNLRYGSHINRSLSEIEMVKVKLHGRQEDIEEHRKALQNQWEDNLLLHEMHHQEGYMRINDTLERKNLTEKHLWVLENKMDFLIRVVKLKKAQRENMSSMLSGRLGKYFKEFEHWVNNWQQKFTDQQVFDLQRELRRITLLTELNAHCHMAEMRGQSDKIISEVQTITKVLEKFGQFTEQDQYGVEEAMKELDKKVPLTGLGINEEERKMIVSTMGMRPGHWYKCPNGHVYLIDDCGGAMVSRRCPDCEATIGGGNHRLASGNQVASEMDGAQQPAWPS, encoded by the exons ATGGAAAGACTGACTCCAACAACAGGGAGCAAAGGACCTAGCACAGGTCCCCCAGGTGCTAATGttggccaaaatgaaaatgctagTGGAAACAGcgggaaacaaagaaaaagacgtGAAAGTAACCAAGCCAAAAGGGATGAGACAGACGGAGGAGGAGTAGGTGTCGGGATGCGTGGGAGAGGccgaagaagaggaagaggaggaccgGACCCAGGAAGAGGGGGGGGAAGAGGTGCAGGAGGAGAAGGCAGGAATGAGACagatggtggaggaggaggggaaggggggagaggaagagggggagcaGCAGGCAGGGGAAGAGTAGCAGATgcagggagaggaagaggaggggcaGCAGATgcagggagaggaagaggagcagcagcagatgcagggagacagggagaaggAGCCAGACTGGGAgtaggagggagggggagaggtgGAAATGGAGGagaaagggcagagagaggTGGGGTAAGAAGAAATGGACAGCAAGGTGAagctgaaagagaaagagctAGAAGGAGGATGGCAGGAATGGGTGCAAGCAGGGGAGGACATAGTGTGGATGGAAGAGGGGGTGAGAGAAGAGATGTGGGCGACAGGCAAGAGAGAAATGGAGGGAGATCCAATTCTACAGGCAGAGTCTGGGCACCGAATGGTCATAGATTAGGCTATAAAACATTGGAAGAACTCTCTGGAGAAGATCCCTCTGTAGTGGCCATCACCCTTTCCTCTCACCCTGGCCTTCCTGAGGTCCTGCGCGAGACACAAATGAGGCAGGACCTTGTCGAACTCCTCTGCCTGGTGCTGAGTAAAGCCTTCAAAGCACATACAGAAATATGCACCCTGCAGCACCTGGCTGGAATCATAAAAGATTCAGGGTTCTTCCGCATCGTCCTGCCCTACTATCTGGGGGGCATGGGGTCAGAGTTCAACCGCGTCCGCAGGGCACAGTACCCACAGCACCTGGAAAACATCCTGGCTATTCTGTCAAAG GTCCTCAGCATCTTTCCTGCTAGCTCTATGCAGGCTGTGAGTTTGCTGCTGACGGTGCTCAATGCCTCCATCAACAGCCTGAGGGCAAAGGGAGTGGACATCCGGCCTGAAACGGAGGAGAGCTTGAAGAGTTTACAGACCCTGGTCAAGCACCTCGAGGAGAGATCCTCGCAGGGTACCCTGCGCTCAGACAAGGACACTTATGCCCTCCTACCAACAAGAGGTGAAAACCCAG GTGATGAAGAGCAGGAAGATTTCCGGACCATATCCATCTACCCAACCCCTGAGGAGTTCCATCAGGAACACAGGCCCTTTCTTAGGCCCAACCTCACTTCTCAGCGCTACACAAACACCCACGTCTACCTTGACACGCACTTCCGGCTGCTGAGAGAGGACTTTGTGCGGCCACTCCGTGAGGGGATCCAGCAATTGCTTCGGGACAAAATGGACAAGGGAAGAAGGGATAATTCACTAAAGACAAAGCGCTTTGATGACATCAGAGTGTATTTGGACACAAAAGTGGTGGTACCCAGGTGCACATCGAGTGGCCTTGCCTACATAGTCCAGTTTGATATTAAGCCACTTAAG TTTGTGATCTGGCAGAACTCCAAGAGGCTGATCTACGGGTCCCTGGTCTGTCTGTCGTGTGATAATTTTGAGAGCTTCTTATTTGCCACAGTGTCAGATCGGGACCCACAACAGCTGCGTAAGGGACAGGTCCAGATTGCCTTTACTGAAGAAAGCAGATTGAAGTTGGCCAGCATTGAG AAAGATCAATCGTTCCTGATGATTGAGACCACTGCCTACTTTGAGGCCTATCGCTATGTTCTAGAGGGCCTACAGGAACAGGAGGAGGACACACTGCCCTTTCAGAG GTACATCGTGGAGTGCAGCACAGACGTGCATCCCCCAGCTTATCTGCAGAGAAGAGATATTTATGACCTGTCATCTGTTGCTCACCCTGAGCATAAGGACGGTATTAAGCCCTTCCACAGCCTGGAGGCACGGGCCTGGCCGAGCATGGAGAAGCTGGGCCTGGATGAGTCTCAGATGAGAGCCTTCCAGCTGGCCCTCACAAAGGAGCTGACCATCATACAGGGACCTCCTGGCACTG GAAAAACCTACGTTGGCCTTAAGATTGCTCAGGCTCTGTTGACAAATCAGGATCTTTGGAGAGACGGGGCTCCCATGCTGGTAGTGTGTTACACTAATCATGCCCTGGATCAGTTCCTTGAAG GCATTCATAAATTTCTGCCAAAGGGGATAGTGAGAGTAGGAGGCCGCAGCAACAGTGAGATCCTGAAGCGTTTCAATCTAAGGGAACTGGCCCGCTCACGTGACTTCAGACTGAAGCTGCCGTCCCATCTGAGTCGAGCATATAATCAG ATTTACAAGCAGCTgtgtgaggaggagagggtgatCCAGAGTCAAAGCATGCAGCTGGAGTGTTCTCTGAAAGGCGTCCTGCGTGAAGTCTCCTTACGCAACTATATTTCACCCAGACACTGGGACGATCTACAAAACCAACCACCA ACACAGGATGGTTTTGTGACCTATGGTGAGAAGAAGTCCAGTCTGATGATGGAGTGGTTGGGTATCGGTTCCACTTTCTTCCTgcagagggagacagggacTGCAGATAGAAATGAAG CAGAAGAGGAAGCGATGGAACTGGATGAGGAGGACGACCTCATTGAAATCGCAGAGGAAGCAGAACTGATCCAGGCGGAGCGGATTATTGATGACAACATTGGTCCCAAAGGTGGTAGAGATGGCAAAAAGAACGGAGATATGGAGGAGGCTCTCAGAGCGGTAGAGGACCTGATGCTAGCTATGAACCTGGATAAAGCTGAAATACAGGCTGAGCAGAGCGAGGAAGGATGGGAG ATGCAACGGGCCCAGAAAAgaaagctgaaaaacaaaatcagaaaaGAGCTCAGGAATAACTCGGTCATGActaaagaagaggaagatgcTGTCATGGATATTTGGACCCTCAGCAAGCCGGACAGATGGAGACTCTATCG GTTGTGGGTGGCACGTTACAGGTTAGAACTTTGCGCCAAAATCCTAAAGAGTGAAGAGGGTTATCAGAACGCAGTGGACAGATTGGCTGATGTAAAACGTGCAGAGAACCTCTGTCTCCTGAAGAAAGCCACG GTTATTGGCATGACAACAACAGGAGCAGCCAAGTTCCGTAAAGTTCTGCAGAAGGTGTGTCCTCGTCTGGTGATTGTAGAAGAGGCTGCGGAGGTTCTCGAGGCCCACACCATCACCACACTGAGCCAAGCATGCCAACACCTCATCCTCATCGGAGACCATCAGCAG ctGCGCCCCAGTGCCACAGTATATGAACTTGCTAAGAACTTCAACCTGGAGATGTCCATGTTTGAGAGGCTGGTGAACATGGGACTTCCTTTTGTCAGACTTAACTACcag CATCGTATGAGGCCAGATATTGCCCGTCTTCTTACCCCACACATCTACGCAGAGCTAGAAAATCATCCCTCTGTGTTGGACTACGAAGATATTAAG GGCGTGAATACCAATTTATTCTTTGTGGAGCACAACCACCTAGAAGAAGAGATTAAAGATGGAAAAAGCCATCAGAACAAACATGAGGCAATGTTTGTAGTCTCTCTTTGCCGCTATTTTATCTATCAGGACTATAAACCAGAGCAAATTACCATCCTCACAACCTATACCGGGCAGCTCCACTGCCTGCGCAATCTCATGCCTGCCAGCGAGTTCAACGGGGTCAAAGTGCATGTAGTGGACAAGTACCAGGGAGAAGAGAATGACATTGTCTTGTTGTCTCTGGTTCGCAGCAACCGGCAGGGTAAAGTTGGCTTTTTGAACATTCCCAATCGAGTCTGTGTAGCTTTGTCTCGTTCCAAAAAAGGTCTGTACTGTATTGGCAATCAGTCAATGCTGAGCAGAGTCGAACTGTGGAGCAACATCTTCCACACCCTGAGGGAGAAGGACCAGGTTGGGAGTGCTCTGACCCTGTGCTGTCAGAATCATCCAGATCGACAAATAAAAGCCTCTTGTGCTGATGATTTCAAACAAGCCCCTGAGGGGGGCTGCACCAAGCCTTGTGAGTTCCGTTTGGAATGTGGCCATGTTTGCACACGTATCTGCCACCCCTCCGACCCGGAGCACAAGAAGTACCTGTGTTTTAAAAACTGCCAGAAGATTTTATGTAATCTAGGTCACAGGTGCACCCTTCTGTGCCATGAAGAATGCCCAGAGAAATGTTCAGTGAAGGTTGAGAAGATCATACCCCAGTGTCAACACACTCAGATGGTTCCTTGCCACGAGGACCCGCAGACATTCACATGCAAGGAGCCTTGCCAGAAGCTGCTTCCCTGTGGGCATCCATGTGATTCAATCTGTGGGGAACCATGCACTAGTCAGTGCAAGGTGAAGGTCACCTTAAAACTAAAGTGTGGCCACAGCCAGCAAGATGCATGCTTTTACCAAACTCAGACAGAGCAGCCTGAATGTAGGTCCCCTTGTAGGAAACAGCTAAAATGTGGCCATGCCTGTCGTGGTACCTGTGGCAAGTGTTTTCAGGGACGGTTTCATTACCTGTGTTTTCACAAATGTGACCGTCTCCTGATTTGCTCTCACAAGTGCAGGGAGCCTTGCACTCGTGATTGCCCCCCCTGTCGGGAACCATGTGAGGATTGCTGCGTGCACAGCAAGTGTATGAAGTCATGTGGACAGCCCTGTGCTCCGTGCATTGAGCCCTGCGCTTGGCAGTGCCCTCACCAAAGCTGCAGTAAGCTTTGCTATGAGCCATGCGATCGTCCGCCATGCACACAACCCTGTGCCAAGACCCTGGAGTGCGGCCACCCATGCATTGGTCTGTGTGGAGACAAATGTCCAAGCAAATGTCGCATCTGTAATCACGATGAGGTCACAGAGATTTTCTTTGGCACTGAGGATGAGCCTGAGGCTTTCTTCATTCAGTTAGAGGACTGTGGACACATCATTGAATACACAGCCATGGACCAATACATGGGGATGGATGACATCCAGCTGGCAAATGGAGGAGAGCAGGTGGCCATAAAACTAAAGGAATGTCCAAAGTGTCGAACACCGATCCGGAAGAATCTACGCTATGGATCTCACATCAATCGCAGCCTGTCTGAAATAGAGATGGTAAAGGTGAAGCTACACGGACGTCAGGAGGATATTGAAGAGCACAGGAAGGCCCTTCAAAACCAGTGGGAGGACAACCTTCTCCTCCATGAAATGCATCACCAAGAGGGCTATATGCGTATCAATGATACACTGGAAAGAAAAAATCTCACAGAAAAGCACCTGTGGGTCCTAGAAAACAAGATGGACTTCCTAATAAGGGTTGTAAAGCTGAAGAAGGCCCAAAGGGAAAACATGTCATCCATGCTTAGCGGCAGATTAGGAAAGTATTTTAAGGAGTTTGAGCACTGGGTCAACAATTGGCAACAAAAATTCACAGACCAGCAGGTCTTTGATTTGCAGAGAGAACTCCGGAGAATCACCCTCTTGACTGAACTCAACGCCCATTGCCATATGGCAGAGATGCGAggacaaagtgacaaaatcatttcCGAGGTACAAACAATTACCAAGGTTTTGGAAAAGTTTGGCCAATTTACTGAACAAGACCAATACGGAGTAGAAGAAGCCATGAAGGAACTAGACAAAAAGGTTCCCCTCACAGGCTTAGGGATCaatgaagaggagagaaagatgaTTGTCTCGACTATGGGAATGCGACCTGGACACTGGTACAAATGTCCCAATGGCCATGTCTATCTTATAGACGACTGTGGAGGGGCTATGGTGAGTCGACGCTGCCCTGATTGTGAAGCTACTATTGGGGGGGGCAATCACAGATTGGCAAGTGGCAACCAAGTAGCCTCAGAGATGGATGGGGCACAGCAACCTGCTTGGCCATCTTAG